The Cryobacterium sp. SO1 genomic sequence TGAGATCCAGCATGTCAGGTCCAGTCCCCTTCCATGATGAGGGTTCGGTACCGAGTCCCCGCTGGATTGGTCTGGAGCGAAAATTGTTGTGACCCTGTGACGAACCTGCGCCGCCATCCAGAGAGCAGAGTGAAGGCCGGACCGCAGAACGCCTCTCGGCGCGAGGCCGTTCTAGACGGCGAATATTGGAGCCCGGGGTTACTGCGGTCCGGCCAGCATCCAGTGTAAACGACATCGGCTGAGAGTTCATTCCCGGATGCCGCCCATCGCCTATTCCAGGGAGTCGCTGCGCCACAGCCGGGCGCAGGAGCCGAATTCCGACGCGGTGGTGGAGAATCGCAGCGCGCGGGTGGTCAGCTCGCTGGAGCGACCGGGTTCGGTGCTGTCGAAATCGTCGGCCACGCTCGCGCAGCCGGCGCCGATCACCCGGCAGAATGCGGCCGCCCGGTCCAGGGCGATGCCGAAGTCGCCGGTGAACACGCCGCGGAGGATCTCGTCGGCGAGCAGGATGATCTCGGCCGGCCCGGTCGGCACCGCGGCGCCCGCGACGAGAGGATCGATGGTGACCGCGACATCGATGCCCCGCTGGTAGAGGTAGGCCGTGCCGTCGGCATCCTGCCGGATCAGCAACCGCACCAGGTAGATGCGCCACAGCGCTCCGGGCAGGCTGCGCGGCGTGGCGCGGGACCACAACTCCGCCACGGCGTCGATGCCGTGCTCGTCGGTGTACGCCACCAGACGCTCCACAACGGCGGGGTCCGGGCTCTCCCGCACCCGGTTGATCAGCGCCTGCGCGGTCTCGTGCGCGATCCGGCTGATCTGAGCGGGATCTTCGCCGCCCATCATCGACTCGAACTTCGCACCCGAGAACTGGGTGGGTTTGTGAAAATCGTTGACCATCGCTCTCCTCCTGGGCTTTGCGGCAGCGTAGTCGGGTACGCCGCCGGATGTGTGGGTGTTGGCGTGCCGGCGTCTCTGGCGGATGCATCCACGCTAGTCAAAAAAACCGTCCGCGAATCCACGCTAAGTTATTAACCGCGGGCCTCTAGCTCAGTTGGTAGAGCAAAGGACTTTTAATCCTTGGGTCGTCGGTTCGAGCCCGACGGGGCCCACTCTTCACATCCTTGTCGCGCGGGAGGACTTCGACACCACATCGCCGGGCCTCAGCTGGTCGAGGCCAGCGGGAGGTCAGTGAACGCCGCTGAGGCGGCCGCGGATCCCGCCGTAGGCTCGGCATCGGTCAGATGCGCGGGAACACGGGCGGACCGATCCACCGTGAGTCGGAACACGTCGGGACGCGCGTAGTGTCCGACAGGGTCGGCGTAGGCTTTGGCAGCCGCGACGGCGGCAAGGTTGAGATCGGCGAAGACGAGACCTTCCTGGTCGGCGTCGAGCAGTTCGGTGAGAGGCGACCCGTCGGGTCCATAGACGCGAGCGACCCCCGCTCCGGCGCCGGCGGCGAGGATCTCGACCGGCACGCCCAGCCGCTGGGCGCCGACCGCCGTCATGACCTGGTTCGCGACCAGGACGAAGCAGCCCCCCTCCATCGCGTAGGTCTGACTCGCGGCCAAGGAGGCGTCGGATGTCAACGTGTAGTGATGGGCCGGGATGCTGAAGCACGGCCATGAGGCCACGTGGATCTGCTCGTTCTGGGCGTACATCGCGAACTTCACAAGCGGTTGTAGGTGCTCCCAGCAGTTGAGGCCGCCAACGCGTCCGAACGGCGTCTCGACAACCTGAAGTCCCGAGCCGTCGCCCTCACCGAACAGGGAGCGCTCTACGTGAGTCGGCTTGAGCTTGCGCCGGTGCAGGCGCACGACGCCCTCGTCGTCAATGATGAGCTGAGAGATGTATAGGGTGCCGTGCAACCGCTCGCTGATACCGAGCACCACCCAGATCTGGTTGGCGCGAGCACTCTGACGGATCCGCTGGATCTCTGCCCCGTTCACATCGACGGAGTTCAGGTGGTAGCCGGCAACGAACGAGACCTGGTCCGCGGGCGTGTGGCTCCAGAGGAAGAGCGGGTACCCCGGGAGCCATGTCTCCGGGAAGGCGACGAGCTGAGCGCCGCCACGAGCGGCGTCGGCGATGAGGTCGAGCGTCTTGTCAGTGGTCGCCGCGAGGTCGAACCACACCGGCTCCGCTTGAACGGTGGCAATACGGGTTGAATCTGGCATCGCTGGTCTCCCTGGCTTTCGAGTGTGCGGACGTCGCCTCTGCGCTGTCCGAGCATCAGGTTACGAGCGTGCCCAACGCCGCAGGACGCGTAATCCCGACCGATACCCGGCAAGATCTGCGCCGAGCTAGCAACGAAACGCCTGCGTAATGATCTCGTTACCTCCCGGAAACAATATCCGTGAGAGTCTCGACCATGGCCCGAATCGAGGTATCGAACGCGGCCGCTTTCGAGGCGGCAGTCTCTGGCTCTTTCGTGCCTCTGGCGATCACGAGCGTTGACACTCCGGCCCTGCGAGGCAGCGTCGAGCAGAAGTCTGCCGGGGTGGCCGCAATCACCCTGGTGCGCTCGGAACCCGTCAGCCTGCGCCGCACGCCTCGGCTCATCGCCCACTCCAGCCGAGGGGTCGTGCTCCTCACCATGCAGTTGAGGGGGACGAGCATCGTGGCGCAGCGTGGCACCACCGCTCGGCTCGGGCCCGGCCAGGGG encodes the following:
- a CDS encoding carbon-nitrogen hydrolase family protein, coding for MPDSTRIATVQAEPVWFDLAATTDKTLDLIADAARGGAQLVAFPETWLPGYPLFLWSHTPADQVSFVAGYHLNSVDVNGAEIQRIRQSARANQIWVVLGISERLHGTLYISQLIIDDEGVVRLHRRKLKPTHVERSLFGEGDGSGLQVVETPFGRVGGLNCWEHLQPLVKFAMYAQNEQIHVASWPCFSIPAHHYTLTSDASLAASQTYAMEGGCFVLVANQVMTAVGAQRLGVPVEILAAGAGAGVARVYGPDGSPLTELLDADQEGLVFADLNLAAVAAAKAYADPVGHYARPDVFRLTVDRSARVPAHLTDAEPTAGSAAASAAFTDLPLASTS
- a CDS encoding DNA-directed RNA polymerase subunit beta; the protein is MVNDFHKPTQFSGAKFESMMGGEDPAQISRIAHETAQALINRVRESPDPAVVERLVAYTDEHGIDAVAELWSRATPRSLPGALWRIYLVRLLIRQDADGTAYLYQRGIDVAVTIDPLVAGAAVPTGPAEIILLADEILRGVFTGDFGIALDRAAAFCRVIGAGCASVADDFDSTEPGRSSELTTRALRFSTTASEFGSCARLWRSDSLE